One genomic segment of bacterium includes these proteins:
- the cysE gene encoding serine O-acetyltransferase yields MIDLKSLLQEDIETVFAEDPAARTTMEVILCYSGLHALWLHRIAHIMWEHGYLFLARLLSHFNRFMTGIEIHPGAQIGRRFFIDHGMGVVIGETTRVGDDVLLYQGVVLGGTSLKKGKRHPTIEDNVVIGTGAKILGPINIGEGSKIGAGSVVIKSVPPDSTVVGVPGRTVEEHKKQAKSVIDLEHGKLPDPVLQTINALKDEIKGLNNKIEQSQKDKKVEPEFDFVKIIDSLKKEINVLNNKIEQSEEEKKTQPQIDFTQTIDSLKGEIKQLKVYIKQAQEDKKNQTEQEVEFSQTTNSLKDEIKGLREHIEKIENDKEEVTGQKVAPSQEINSLKDETKDLNYRIEQLEKEKKSETERNIDF; encoded by the coding sequence ATGATAGATTTAAAATCTTTATTACAAGAAGATATAGAAACTGTCTTTGCCGAAGACCCGGCCGCAAGAACTACTATGGAAGTTATTCTTTGCTATTCGGGGCTACACGCTTTATGGCTGCACAGAATCGCCCATATTATGTGGGAGCATGGTTATTTATTTTTGGCGCGGCTTCTTTCCCACTTTAACCGATTTATGACCGGAATTGAAATTCATCCGGGCGCTCAAATCGGCAGAAGATTTTTTATAGACCATGGTATGGGTGTGGTTATCGGAGAAACGACTAGAGTAGGTGATGATGTTCTTCTGTATCAGGGTGTTGTTCTTGGCGGCACAAGTCTTAAGAAAGGGAAGAGACATCCGACTATTGAAGATAACGTTGTAATTGGCACAGGCGCAAAAATTCTTGGCCCAATTAACATAGGCGAAGGTTCTAAAATAGGCGCGGGCTCTGTTGTAATAAAATCCGTTCCTCCCGATAGTACTGTAGTGGGTGTTCCAGGAAGAACAGTCGAGGAACACAAGAAACAAGCGAAATCGGTTATTGATCTGGAACACGGGAAACTTCCTGATCCGGTATTGCAAACCATTAATGCTCTAAAAGACGAAATAAAAGGTTTGAATAATAAAATAGAACAATCCCAAAAGGATAAAAAAGTTGAACCTGAGTTTGATTTCGTTAAAATAATCGACTCGCTAAAGAAAGAAATAAATGTTTTGAACAACAAAATAGAACAGTCCGAAGAAGAAAAGAAAACCCAACCTCAAATAGATTTTACGCAGACAATTGATTCCCTGAAGGGTGAGATAAAACAATTAAAGGTATACATTAAGCAGGCCCAGGAAGATAAAAAGAATCAGACAGAACAGGAGGTTGAGTTTTCGCAAACAACTAATTCCCTGAAGGATGAAATAAAGGGTCTAAGAGAACACATTGAAAAAATAGAAAACGATAAGGAGGAAGTAACAGGACAGAAAGTTGCTCCTTCGCAGGAAATCAATTCTCTAAAAGATGAAACAAAAGATTTAAACTATCGGATAGAACAACTAGAAAAGGAGAAGAAGAGTGAAACTGAACGAAATATTGATTTCTAA
- a CDS encoding thiazole biosynthesis protein: MKLNEILISKAIIEEYSKELKSATQLDVAIIGGGPSGLIAAYYLAKAGKKVALFERKLSIGGGMWGGGMMFNKAVIQEEAKGILEEQNIRLKKYKPASPSQGGENYFIIDCVEMASGLCFNAKKAGAMIFNLISCEDVMIRENKITGVVINWSPVEMAKLHIDPITIGAKITIDATGHPCEVVRGMEKKMGVKLNTSTGGMLGEKPMWAEVGEKLIVENTKEVYPGLWVAGMAVNAVFGGPRMGPIFGGMLLSGKKVAELVLKRL; this comes from the coding sequence GTGAAACTGAACGAAATATTGATTTCTAAGGCAATTATTGAAGAATACTCAAAAGAACTCAAATCTGCAACGCAGTTAGATGTCGCTATTATTGGCGGCGGTCCTTCTGGTCTTATCGCTGCATATTATTTGGCTAAAGCCGGCAAAAAAGTCGCCCTGTTTGAGAGAAAACTTTCCATCGGCGGCGGTATGTGGGGTGGCGGTATGATGTTCAATAAAGCAGTCATTCAGGAAGAAGCAAAGGGAATTCTTGAAGAACAGAATATCCGGTTAAAGAAATACAAGCCTGCCTCGCCGAGTCAAGGCGGGGAAAACTATTTTATTATTGATTGCGTAGAAATGGCATCGGGTTTATGTTTCAATGCAAAAAAAGCAGGCGCTATGATTTTCAATCTCATCTCCTGCGAAGATGTAATGATACGGGAAAACAAAATCACGGGGGTTGTAATCAACTGGTCTCCCGTTGAAATGGCAAAATTGCATATTGACCCCATTACCATCGGCGCAAAAATAACCATAGACGCAACAGGACATCCTTGCGAAGTGGTGAGAGGCATGGAAAAGAAAATGGGCGTAAAGCTCAATACTTCAACCGGTGGAATGCTCGGCGAAAAGCCAATGTGGGCGGAAGTCGGCGAAAAACTTATCGTAGAAAATACAAAAGAAGTATATCCGGGTCTCTGGGTTGCGGGTATGGCAGTTAACGCCGTATTCGGTGGTCCAAGAATGGGCCCTATCTTCGGCGGAATGCTCCTATCAGGCAAAAAAGTTGCGGAGTTAGTTTTGAAGAGGTTATGA
- a CDS encoding putative DNA binding domain-containing protein, protein MDRQELLELIKTGEGFTLELKESIGNSLGKEICAFANASGGKIILGVKDNSEIIGYTLTNKEKSQISDIAWNMNPAFSVSIEQYENLAVITVSEGNNKPYSVSGHFYLRIGANSQQLNRDEIKDFFQIEGLVVFDEKLNKDFNVLKDLNKKAYDIFLERANIKTKFSPTKLLSNLGFIKDGIITNAGVLFFCKDISKFFLNTHITCVLFQGNNKAIILDKCDFKLDLMTNYEKSIEYLKSKLNTEYYITFDRKEFLELPEDALREAVLNAIAHRDYFSPAHIQLNIFQDRIEIVNPASFPSKITIDFLMSGSYPKNKFLFSMMLRADLIEHIGSGIERIKEAMLNYKLEEPIFQYDGVWFKAIFKRPNMQTNNYQKRFRLGKSAPVNASVNASVKLSALQLKVLKEIQKNNSLTYGALSEILKKDKATIRRNIQKLKQKRILKRVGSDKNGFWEITNA, encoded by the coding sequence ATGGATAGACAAGAATTACTGGAACTTATTAAAACAGGAGAAGGTTTTACACTTGAACTCAAAGAAAGTATAGGCAATTCACTTGGAAAAGAAATTTGCGCCTTTGCGAATGCATCCGGTGGGAAAATAATTTTAGGAGTTAAAGATAACAGCGAAATAATAGGATATACTCTTACAAATAAAGAAAAATCACAGATTAGCGATATAGCGTGGAATATGAATCCTGCCTTCTCTGTCAGTATAGAACAATATGAAAATCTTGCCGTAATCACTGTTTCGGAAGGCAATAATAAACCATATTCTGTAAGCGGACATTTTTACCTAAGGATAGGAGCTAATTCGCAGCAGCTCAATCGAGATGAGATAAAAGATTTTTTCCAGATTGAAGGCCTTGTTGTGTTTGATGAGAAGCTCAATAAGGATTTTAATGTGCTTAAAGATTTAAACAAAAAAGCGTATGACATTTTTCTTGAAAGAGCAAACATAAAAACAAAATTCTCTCCTACTAAACTACTTAGCAATCTTGGATTTATAAAAGATGGAATCATAACTAATGCAGGTGTTCTGTTCTTTTGCAAGGATATATCCAAATTCTTTTTAAATACGCATATTACTTGTGTTCTTTTTCAGGGAAATAACAAAGCGATTATACTCGACAAGTGTGATTTTAAATTGGATTTAATGACTAATTATGAAAAATCTATAGAATACCTAAAAAGCAAGCTCAATACAGAATACTATATTACTTTTGATAGGAAAGAATTCTTAGAACTTCCTGAAGATGCACTAAGAGAAGCTGTTCTAAATGCAATAGCGCACAGAGACTATTTTTCGCCGGCACACATACAGCTCAATATCTTTCAAGATAGGATTGAAATAGTAAATCCCGCCTCATTTCCCTCAAAGATTACAATTGATTTTTTAATGAGTGGTAGCTATCCAAAGAATAAATTCTTATTTTCAATGATGCTGAGAGCGGATTTAATAGAACATATCGGCTCAGGCATTGAAAGAATCAAAGAAGCTATGCTTAATTATAAACTTGAAGAACCAATATTTCAGTATGACGGAGTTTGGTTTAAAGCTATATTCAAGAGACCGAATATGCAGACAAACAACTATCAGAAAAGATTTAGATTAGGTAAAAGCGCCCCTGTAAATGCCTCTGTAAATGCCTCTGTAAAATTATCTGCTCTCCAATTGAAGGTATTAAAGGAAATTCAAAAGAATAATTCTTTGACGTATGGAGCCCTTTCTGAAATTCTTAAAAAAGACAAAGCTACAAT